One genomic segment of Methanorbis rubei includes these proteins:
- a CDS encoding flavodoxin family protein yields MKVLLINGSPNKEGCTFTALSEVASSLNRHDVDTEILYLGKKPIAGCIACMKCREMGKCAFKDQVNEVAARLDEFDAIVFGSPVYYAGPSGQLTAFLDRLFFSTSGKMAGKLGASVVSCRRGGASAAFDRLNKYFTISNMPIVSSQYWNQVHGFTPEDVRKDAEGLQTMRTLAENMAWLLRCIEAGRKAGVPGPVYEEHLMTNFIE; encoded by the coding sequence ATGAAGGTTCTGTTGATCAACGGAAGTCCGAATAAGGAGGGCTGTACGTTTACGGCGTTGTCTGAGGTTGCGTCAAGTCTGAATCGTCATGATGTCGATACTGAGATTTTGTATCTTGGGAAGAAACCGATTGCGGGTTGTATTGCCTGTATGAAGTGTCGGGAGATGGGGAAGTGCGCCTTTAAGGATCAGGTGAATGAGGTTGCGGCCCGCCTTGATGAGTTTGATGCGATTGTTTTTGGATCACCTGTGTATTATGCGGGTCCTTCGGGCCAGCTGACTGCGTTTTTGGACCGGTTGTTTTTTTCAACCAGCGGCAAAATGGCAGGAAAACTTGGTGCATCGGTTGTGTCCTGCCGCAGAGGCGGTGCGTCTGCTGCGTTTGATCGGCTGAACAAGTATTTTACGATCAGTAATATGCCGATTGTTTCTTCGCAGTACTGGAATCAGGTTCACGGGTTTACGCCTGAGGATGTGCGAAAGGATGCGGAGGGTCTTCAGACGATGCGAACGCTTGCGGAAAATATGGCGTGGCTTCTTCGATGTATTGAGGCTGGGAGGAAGGCGGGCGTTCCGGGGCCTGTGTACGAGGAACATCTTATGACGAATTTTATTGAGTGA